One Mycobacteriales bacterium genomic window carries:
- a CDS encoding LytTR family DNA-binding domain-containing protein: MSGLMVLAVDDEAPALEELTFLLRESRLVSEVRAASNANDALRELKDHQFDVVVLDVRMPGLGGLDLARVLARFAQPPAVLFLTAFEEHALEAFEVRAVDYLLKPATAERLDRALSTVSRLRLPAEPAGDLDALPVESGGNTRMVARSEVIWVESAGDYVRLHTRDGGGYLVRMPMAVLEERWIAHGFARVHRGYLVALREVRELRTEGTQASVVVAGHELPVSRRHLRELRERLVRPSRRRDGP; encoded by the coding sequence GTGAGCGGATTGATGGTTCTCGCCGTCGACGACGAGGCCCCAGCCTTGGAGGAGCTGACCTTCCTGTTGCGCGAAAGCCGCTTGGTCAGCGAAGTTCGCGCCGCTTCGAACGCTAACGACGCGCTGCGTGAACTGAAGGATCATCAATTCGATGTCGTGGTTCTCGACGTTCGGATGCCCGGTCTGGGGGGCCTTGATCTTGCCCGGGTGCTGGCCCGGTTCGCCCAGCCGCCTGCGGTGCTGTTCCTGACGGCCTTCGAGGAGCACGCGCTTGAGGCTTTCGAGGTCCGGGCAGTCGACTACCTGCTCAAACCGGCAACTGCCGAGCGGTTGGATCGAGCTCTGTCAACCGTGTCTCGTTTGCGGCTGCCCGCCGAGCCGGCGGGTGACCTCGACGCGCTGCCCGTCGAATCCGGCGGCAACACCCGGATGGTCGCCCGCAGCGAGGTCATCTGGGTGGAATCGGCTGGGGACTACGTGCGCCTGCATACCCGGGATGGGGGAGGCTATCTAGTCCGGATGCCGATGGCGGTGCTCGAGGAGCGCTGGATAGCGCACGGTTTCGCGCGGGTGCACCGGGGGTACCTCGTGGCGCTCCGCGAAGTCAGGGAACTGCGCACTGAAGGCACACAGGCCTCGGTTGTGGTCGCCGGCCACGAATTGCCGGTGAGCCGGCGGCACCTTCGAGAGCTCCGTGAGCGGCTGGTCCGGCCAAGTCGGCGTCGGGACGGCCCATAG
- a CDS encoding histidine kinase gives MKETLWLAVAALAVVLVGVLRFVVRGGRDLGTPTQRTAYDTLHTANLAAPPLRAGLTRDSAGRAIGALRRVLGTRAAALAGVDGVLAADGVDDLHIDLLTPVMAQVMSSGRARAVAVGELGCEGVATCRLRAGVVVPLEVDGAVVGALAALDETASAGLLRLVGEVARFVSTQVALAELDASRRRAAQAELRFLRAQISPHFVYNALTAIESFVRTDPARARELLVGFADFIRYSFRGQGQFASLAEELRLVDTYLDLERARFGDRLSVTLRVAPEALGVQVPVLILQPLIENAIRHGLEGSDRAGRVQITIQDADSEVLVTVEDDGIGMVPADLRQLLEDRDTETSGVGLRNVDERLRAVYGEAYGLVVETGVGAGTEVSLRVPKSRPGARSS, from the coding sequence GTGAAGGAGACGCTGTGGCTGGCTGTTGCCGCGCTCGCGGTGGTCCTCGTCGGGGTCTTGCGTTTCGTGGTCCGTGGCGGGCGGGACCTGGGCACTCCCACGCAGCGGACGGCCTACGACACGTTGCACACCGCAAACCTGGCGGCGCCACCGTTACGGGCGGGCTTGACCCGCGACAGCGCCGGCCGCGCGATCGGCGCCCTGCGTCGCGTTCTCGGAACCCGGGCCGCAGCGCTGGCCGGCGTCGACGGGGTGCTCGCCGCGGACGGAGTGGACGACCTGCACATCGACTTGCTGACCCCGGTGATGGCCCAGGTCATGAGTAGCGGCCGGGCGCGAGCGGTGGCGGTCGGCGAGCTCGGCTGCGAGGGGGTCGCCACGTGTCGGCTACGGGCCGGGGTGGTGGTCCCGCTCGAGGTCGACGGTGCGGTCGTGGGGGCACTGGCGGCCTTGGATGAGACGGCCTCCGCGGGCCTGCTCCGGCTGGTGGGCGAAGTCGCTCGATTCGTGTCGACGCAAGTGGCGCTGGCCGAGTTGGATGCCTCGCGGCGCCGGGCGGCGCAGGCCGAACTTCGCTTCTTGCGGGCGCAGATCTCCCCGCATTTCGTCTATAACGCGTTGACTGCGATTGAATCGTTCGTCCGAACCGATCCGGCCCGAGCTCGTGAGCTCCTCGTCGGATTCGCAGACTTCATTCGCTACAGCTTCCGCGGTCAGGGTCAGTTCGCCTCCCTTGCCGAGGAGCTGCGCCTGGTTGACACCTATCTCGACTTGGAACGCGCCCGCTTCGGCGACCGGCTGTCGGTGACGCTCCGGGTCGCGCCGGAGGCACTCGGTGTGCAGGTGCCGGTGCTGATCTTGCAGCCGCTGATCGAGAACGCGATCCGGCACGGGCTGGAGGGCAGCGACCGGGCCGGGCGGGTGCAGATCACCATCCAGGACGCGGACAGTGAAGTGCTCGTCACCGTCGAAGACGACGGGATCGGAATGGTGCCCGCCGACTTGCGTCAACTACTCGAAGATCGAGATACCGAAACCTCCGGGGTGGGGCTGCGCAACGTCGATGAGCGACTGCGTGCGGTTTACGGCGAGGCCTATGGTCTCGTCGTCGAGACAGGAGTGGGGGCCGGTACCGAGGTGAGCCTTCGAGTGCCGAAGTCCCGGCCCGGGGCCCGGTCCTCGTGA
- a CDS encoding acetate uptake transporter — MSSYVQLLAGMWEFRNRNVFGATAFSTYGGFWIGLGLYVTLVVPADKPTAAQVGNDLGWILLAFLIFNTYMLMWSTQVNTAVFAVFLVLELTELLLVIGNFSSSTGWIKTGGVVGVITAAVAWYASSAGVLNGMLGRPVVPVGGPMGGARPGVARPGSPLPGVD, encoded by the coding sequence CTGAGTAGTTACGTCCAGCTATTGGCCGGGATGTGGGAGTTCCGCAATCGCAACGTGTTCGGCGCCACTGCGTTTTCAACTTATGGGGGATTCTGGATCGGACTCGGACTCTACGTCACCCTCGTCGTGCCGGCGGACAAGCCAACCGCGGCTCAAGTAGGCAACGATCTGGGTTGGATCCTGCTGGCGTTCCTGATCTTCAACACCTACATGCTGATGTGGAGCACACAGGTGAACACCGCCGTCTTCGCGGTCTTCCTGGTCCTGGAGCTCACCGAACTGTTGTTGGTCATCGGCAACTTTTCGAGCAGCACAGGTTGGATCAAGACCGGTGGCGTGGTTGGCGTCATCACCGCGGCCGTCGCCTGGTACGCCTCGTCCGCCGGCGTTCTGAATGGCATGCTGGGGCGCCCAGTGGTTCCCGTCGGCGGACCGATGGGCGGCGCCCGGCCGGGAGTTGCGCGCCCCGGCAGCCCATTGCCAGGCGTCGACTGA
- the acs gene encoding acetate--CoA ligase, which produces MPDEHAETSATEIAVHWQEEEYFQPPPDFVAQANLTDPEVYQRFALEHFPDYYREFGEMLDWFTPWDTLLDASNPPFWRWFVGGELNASYNCVDRHLAQYKNKTALYFVPESEDEPAVAITYQELFVRVNELAAFLRDAVGLRKGDRVTVHMPMASELAVTMLACARLGVIHSVVFGGFSAQACADRIADSKSSVLVTMDGYWRDGKWLDHKAKGDEAVAAAHDAGQEISTVLVWQRHPGQYRSAAPLIEGRDVVVNDAISSYVGQRVDPEPMLAEDTLFLMYTSGSTGRPKAAQHSTGGYLSYVTAMSKFILDIKPTDVYWCMADIGWITGHSFIVYGPLSLGASSIIYEGVPTYPDAGRPWRIAERLDVNIFHTSPTAIRSLRKLGAEEPTKYHYHFKLMVTVGEPIEPNVWRWYYDVVGKQQAAIVDTWWQTENGGFLCSTVPALKPMKPGSAGPGVPGIHPVIYDEDGNELPAGAGRGGNICIRNPWPGSMLSIWGDPDRYVATYYTRYCKDPGSKDWRDWPYFAGDGAMIAEDGYFRILGRIDDVINVAGHRIGTKEIESATLKVHGVAEAAVVAARDEIKGTVPEVFVALQPGTEATEELAKQVSESVAREIGPIARPRKVWLVPDLPKTRSGKIMRRVLAAISNGTEVGDVTSLANPEIVEQIRQMVQT; this is translated from the coding sequence ATGCCTGACGAGCACGCCGAAACCTCGGCTACGGAAATCGCGGTCCACTGGCAGGAAGAGGAGTATTTCCAACCCCCGCCGGATTTCGTCGCCCAAGCCAACCTCACCGACCCAGAGGTCTATCAGCGGTTCGCGCTGGAGCACTTCCCCGACTACTACCGCGAGTTCGGAGAAATGCTGGACTGGTTCACGCCCTGGGATACGCTCCTCGACGCGAGTAACCCGCCGTTCTGGCGTTGGTTCGTCGGTGGTGAGCTCAACGCTTCGTATAACTGCGTCGATCGTCATCTCGCTCAGTACAAGAACAAGACTGCGCTCTATTTCGTCCCAGAGTCCGAAGACGAGCCTGCCGTAGCGATCACTTACCAGGAGCTTTTCGTCCGAGTTAACGAGCTGGCAGCCTTTCTTCGCGACGCGGTGGGCTTACGCAAGGGCGACCGGGTCACCGTGCACATGCCGATGGCTTCGGAGCTGGCCGTGACCATGCTCGCCTGCGCCCGGCTCGGGGTGATCCACTCCGTGGTGTTCGGCGGGTTCAGCGCTCAAGCCTGCGCGGACCGAATCGCCGACTCGAAGAGCTCGGTGCTGGTCACGATGGATGGGTACTGGCGCGACGGGAAGTGGCTCGACCACAAGGCAAAGGGGGACGAGGCGGTCGCAGCCGCTCACGATGCCGGACAAGAGATCAGTACCGTCCTGGTCTGGCAGCGCCACCCGGGCCAATACCGGAGCGCTGCCCCGCTCATCGAGGGCCGGGACGTGGTCGTGAACGACGCTATTTCGTCCTACGTGGGGCAACGAGTGGATCCGGAGCCGATGCTGGCGGAAGACACCCTGTTCCTCATGTACACGAGCGGTTCAACCGGCCGGCCGAAGGCCGCTCAGCACTCCACCGGGGGTTACCTCTCCTATGTCACGGCCATGTCAAAGTTCATCCTGGACATCAAGCCGACAGACGTGTACTGGTGCATGGCGGACATCGGATGGATCACTGGACATTCGTTCATCGTCTACGGACCGCTGTCCCTGGGGGCATCCTCGATCATCTATGAGGGCGTACCCACCTACCCGGATGCCGGACGGCCGTGGCGGATCGCGGAACGGCTCGACGTCAACATTTTCCACACCTCACCGACGGCAATCCGCAGCCTGCGTAAGCTCGGAGCCGAGGAACCGACGAAGTACCATTACCACTTCAAGCTGATGGTGACCGTCGGGGAGCCGATTGAGCCGAACGTCTGGCGCTGGTACTACGACGTCGTGGGCAAGCAGCAGGCGGCGATCGTCGACACCTGGTGGCAAACCGAGAACGGTGGCTTCCTCTGCAGCACGGTGCCGGCGCTCAAACCGATGAAGCCCGGTAGCGCCGGGCCCGGTGTGCCGGGCATCCACCCGGTGATCTACGACGAAGACGGGAACGAGTTGCCAGCCGGCGCGGGACGAGGTGGCAACATTTGCATCCGCAACCCGTGGCCCGGCTCGATGCTCAGCATTTGGGGCGACCCCGACCGGTACGTGGCCACCTACTACACCCGCTACTGCAAGGATCCGGGTAGCAAGGACTGGCGCGACTGGCCATATTTCGCCGGGGACGGGGCAATGATCGCCGAGGATGGCTACTTCCGGATCCTCGGCAGGATCGACGATGTGATCAACGTGGCTGGCCACCGGATCGGCACCAAGGAGATCGAGTCCGCCACGTTGAAGGTGCACGGAGTGGCCGAGGCCGCGGTCGTGGCCGCGCGCGACGAGATCAAAGGAACGGTGCCCGAGGTCTTCGTGGCGCTCCAACCTGGGACGGAGGCGACGGAGGAACTCGCGAAGCAGGTCTCCGAATCCGTCGCGCGAGAGATCGGCCCGATCGCCCGGCCACGCAAAGTTTGGCTCGTCCCCGATCTCCCCAAAACCCGATCCGGGAAGATCATGAGACGGGTGCTCGCCGCGATCAGTAACGGGACCGAGGTCGGCGACGTGACGAGTCTGGCGAACCCCGAAATCGTTGAACAGATCCGCCAGATGGTCCAGACCTGA